A DNA window from Arachis duranensis cultivar V14167 chromosome 3, aradu.V14167.gnm2.J7QH, whole genome shotgun sequence contains the following coding sequences:
- the LOC107479535 gene encoding uncharacterized protein LOC107479535 — MVKLLLPCQNCSYWFSMAQSMLPKRFYHHSWTFSLRLQVLSLCCAGSKAINDPKGHESHGVHLCHKCGWPFPNPHPSAKHRRAHKMICGTIEDYKLCSSEEQSRSNGSDDGHGSDNDKKSPGPEVLNIGNKEKGDSGIGDKINRSEDEAFSDAVADFPDSQGVKESLQEGSLDLSTSMEWDGKDDPKFSESSKDSDFNDSKVISQFKSSIFMCSKHMEAVV; from the exons ATGGTAAAATTGCTCCTGCCATGTCAAAACTGCTCCTATTGGTTTAGTATGGCTCAATCCATGCTTCCAAAGAGATTCTACCACCATTCTTGGACCTTCTCTCTGAG GCTTCAAGTTCTTTCACTGTGCTGTGCTGGATCTAAGGCTATCAATGATCCAAAAG GGCATGAGAGTCATGGAGTTCATCTCTGTCACAAATGTGGATGGCCTTTCCCGAATCCACATCCAAGTGCCAAGCACAGGCGTGCTCACAAGATGATCTGTGGAACCATTGAAGATTACAAGCTATGTTCCTCCGAGGAACAATCTCGCTCAAACGGCTCAGATGATGGACATGGTTctgataatgataaaaaatccCCAg GTCCAGAGGTCTTGAATATAGGCAACAAGGAGAAGGGTGATAGTGGaattggagataaaataaatagatcAGAAGATGAGGCGTTTTCAGATGCAGTTGCAGACTTTCCAGATAGTCAAGGAGTTAAGGAATCTCTGCAGGAAGGTAGTTTGGACTTAAGTACCAGTATGGAATGGGACGGCAAAgatgatccaaaattttcagaGTCTTCCAAGGACAGTGATTTTAATG ATTCCAAAGTGATCTCACAattcaaaagttcaattttCATGTGCTCTAAGCATATGGAGGCTGTGGTGTGA